A window of the Helianthus annuus cultivar XRQ/B chromosome 4, HanXRQr2.0-SUNRISE, whole genome shotgun sequence genome harbors these coding sequences:
- the LOC110937798 gene encoding transcription factor UNE10, which produces MTQRVPSWDLEEVNPNHHIFKLDYEVAELTWENGQLALHELGSRRVPSKSQTTTSWDQPRAAETLEAIVNQATLQQPCYKTDVAVKDVDELVPWRHHHKPTIDVGNLNEPTTVTSDALVPNSNHRTGEGLAQAQLSVKRVRDAGCSTHVSSCSGNPSAFVDPRMAHGGGNFVTRDVYERDVGGRRLTSTSTGSPEITSSGRDCSNSTFLEHTACHHRTQTKAANEKTKSSMVNKRRRTAAIHNQSERKRRDKINQKLKTLQKLVPNSSKTDKASMLDEVIEHIKQLQVQVNAANMMNMSPMMISMVMQQQLQLQKSIMNSMGMGMGMGMGMGMGGMDMNANIPPRFHPSAFMHMPSWNNNTNDQVNANTMTGNPMPAFLASRCQPQNMDSYSRMAALYQQMQNQPCGPFPKN; this is translated from the exons ATGACCCAGCGTGTACCAAGCTGGGATTTGGAAGAAGTCAATCCAAATCACCACATTTTCAA GTTAGATTATGAAGTGGCAGAATTAACATGGGAAAACGGTCAGCTTGCATTGCACGAACTAGGTTCCCGGCGCGTGCCTTCCAAATCCCAAACCACAACCTCATGGGACCAACCACGCGCCGCCGAGACACTGGAGGCTATAGTCAACCAAGCAACACTCCAACAACCGTGCTACAAAACCGACGTAGCGGTTAAAGACGTTGACGAGCTAGTCCCGTGGAGGCACCACCACAAGCCCACCATCGACGTCGGGAATTTAAACGAACCAACCACCGTGACTTCCGACGCACTAGTACCCAACTCCAACCATCGAACCGGTGAGGGATTGGCTCAAGCCCAACTGTCGGTTAAGAGGGTTCGTGATGCGGGTTGTTCGACACATGTTAGTTCATGTAGTGGAAACCCGTCCGCGTTTGTGGACCCACGGATGGCTCATGGTGGTGGGAATTTTGTAACACGTGATGTATACGAGCGTGATGTGGGTGGTCGACGATTAACGTCTACCTCAACAGGGTCACCCGAAATTACTAGCTCTGGTCGAGACTGCTCGAACTCAACATTTCTGGAGCACACCGCTTGTCACCATAGAACTCAG ACAAAAGCAGCAAATGAAAAGACAAAATCTTCGATGGTAAATAAACGGCGGAGGACGGCGGCCATTCATAATCAATCCGAACGG AAAAGAAGGGACAAGATTAATCAGAAATTGAAGACGCTACAGAAGTTGGTACCGAACTCGAGCAAG ACGGATAAAGCGTCAATGCTAGATGAAGTAATTGAGCACATAAAACAATTGCAAGTACAAGTTAATGCGGCGAATATGATGAATATGTCACCGATGATGATATCCATGGTAATGCAACAACAGCTACAGTTACAGAAGTCTATAATGAACTCgatgggaatgggaatgggtatggggatgggaatgggaatgggaGGCATGGACATGAATGCCAACATCCCACCTCGTTTTCACCCGTCCGCTTTCATGCATATGCCTTCGTGGAACAACAACACCAACGATCAAGTCAACGCCAATACCATGACCGGAAACCCCATGCCAGCTTTTCTAGCTTCCCGGTGTCAG CCACAAAACATGGATTCTTATAGTAGGATGGCTGCTTTGTATCAACAGATGCAAAATCAACCTTGTGGCCCATTTCCAAAGAACTAA